One stretch of Halictus rubicundus isolate RS-2024b unplaced genomic scaffold, iyHalRubi1_principal scaffold1339, whole genome shotgun sequence DNA includes these proteins:
- the LOC143365114 gene encoding uncharacterized protein LOC143365114: protein MEDIITGKNVPDSSWSEAKRQEWELLDTKVQKAIILSIDRKMLMHLLNCKTSREMLDKLTSIYGKDTEQKKCALLQEFFNYSFVKESDIATHVSTLENLPCRLHSLNQTIDDTMLITKILATLPAQYVHFASAWDSTPLAEKTLSNLIARLQREENRLKLEETAQENLAFKSSIKKCYKCNGLNHIAKYCRQKSAERNYFKDRIEEKPKTNTGNHSRNNQRCSICKKTNHAERDCYFRKNKTAATGRYTDEKRDHFKFLEGSRSQNGLYVIDMKKTNTLESLLTTNRDTIQWHRKLGHLSFANMQKLINISEGMNSISKFNNNPEICDICIKAKQTRNPFNGERDRASKPLEIIHTDVCGPIEPTTWDGMKYFITFLDDFTHFAAVFPIRGKHEVTEIVKSYLKQCQAKWERKVVKLRCDNGREYANKELQDWCKNNGTILDFTVPYSPQLNGKAERLNRTILEKALSLDSKINKVMWGEAVRTAIYLINRSPTTTSDKTQAENWIKKKPDLTNLQIFGCDAHAKELGYLKKLDERSKKYTMVGYSTNGYRLWDEYKKRIIIVRDVIFKNTSETEEEPINESKTSRAIIRTEHNEINDVLNTNKQLADLLTKQLSNVEMFRGIRGDTWYA, encoded by the exons AAAAGTGCAAAAGGCAATAATCTTGTCGATTGATAGAAAAATGCTAATGCATCTCCTAAATTGTAAAACTTCAAGAGAGATGCTTGATAAATTAACATCGATATACGGGAAGGATACCGAACAAAAGAAGTGTGCACTGCTACAAGAATTTTTCAACTATTCTTTCGTAAAAGAGAGTGATATAGCAACACACGTGAGCACCCTTGAAAATCTGCCTTGTAGATTACATTCATTAAATCAAACGATAGATGACACAATGCTAATCACAAAAATACTAGCCACGTTACCTGCTCAATACGTACATTTCGCTAGTGCTTGGGATTCCACGCCATTAGCAGAAAAAACGTTAAGTAATCTTATAGCTAGATTGCAACGTGAGGAAAACCGGTTAAAATTAGAGGAAACCGCGCAAGAAAATCTGGCCTTCAAgtcgtcaattaaaaaatgctacaaatgtaATGGTCTTAATCATATAGCAAAGTATTGTAGGCAAAAATCAGCAGAACGTAATTATTTCAAAGACAGAATCGAGGAAAAACCTAAAACAAATACGGGAAATCACTCAAGAAATAATCAGAGGTGCAGTATCTGTAAAAAAACCAACCACGCTGAGAGAGATTGTtattttaggaaaaataaaactgcagCAACAGGTAGATATACTGATGAAAAG AGGGATCACTTCAAATTCCTTGAAGGATCACGAAGTCAGAACGGGCTGTACGTCATAGACATGAAAAAAACAAACACCTTGGAAAGTCTGTTGACAACAAACAGAGACACCATACAATGGCACCGAAAATTAGGACACCTCAGCTTCGCAAACAtgcaaaaactaataaatataagcGAAGGTATGAATTCAATATCTAAATTCAATAATAATCCGGAAATTTGCGATATATGCATAAAGGCTAAGCAAACACGCAATCCATTtaacggagagagagatagagcgtcGAAACCTTTGGAAATTATCCATACAGACGTATGTGGTCCCATAGAACCCACCACTTGGGATGGGATGAAATACTTTATAACTTTTCTCGACGACTTTACTCACTTTGCTGCCGTTTTTCCCATAAGGGGTAAACACGAGGTAACCGAAATAGTAAAATCATACTTAAAACAGTGTCAAGCAAAATGGGAGAGGAAAGTAGTAAAACTAAGGTGCGATAATGGCAGAGAATACGCCAACAAAGAATTACAggattggtgcaaaaataatggaacaatcTTAGACTTTACAGTACCGTATTCGCCGCAGCTAAACGGTAAAGCAGAAAGGCTGAATCGTACTATTTTAGAAAAAGCTCTATCGTtagattcaaaaataaataaagtaatgtgGGGTGAAGCAGTTCGAACGGCAATATATCTAATAAATAGAAGTCCTACAACTACAAGCGATAAAACGCAAGCAGAAAATTGGATAAAGAAAAAACCTGATCTTACTAATTTACAAATCTTTGGCTGTGACGCCCACGCAAAAGAACTgggatatttaaagaaattagacgaaagaagtaaaaaatatactatggtAGGATATTCCACCAATGGATACCGCCTATGGGacgaatataaaaaaagaataataattgtaagagACGTAATATTCAAAAATACCAGCGAAACTGAAGAGGAGCCAATTAACGAAAGTAAAACCTCAAGAGCAATAATTAGGACagaacacaatgaaattaatgatgtaCTGAATACTAACAAGCAACTTGCAGACTTACTAACAAAACAgctaagtaat GTTGAGATGTTCCGGGGTATTCGGGGAGACACTTGGTACGCGTAG